A single window of Gossypium hirsutum isolate 1008001.06 chromosome A10, Gossypium_hirsutum_v2.1, whole genome shotgun sequence DNA harbors:
- the LOC107895679 gene encoding uncharacterized protein, with amino-acid sequence MKDIWAQWDDEARQLFFQTYGDLSYLLDIKVDKHLFRAMVQFWNPAYSYFTFGEVDIVPTLEEYTTLLRCPRIQGNKAYVRPASLPIFVRKLVMITGMSEQWAVARVQQKGDSKYIPWAILRDLILTHPDVKKKVNVLALSIYGLVIFLKAIGHIDEAVTGLFDRIGKQNTPEAATTPRRDDITEERWMDILQNLREEEVLWKAPWMNPNEVLYRCSSFDWVPLPEIWGVVAYAPLLVLRQYKVGQFR; translated from the exons ATGAAagacatttgggcccaatgggatgacgaggctaGACAGCTTTTCTTTCAGACTTATGGAGATCTTTCTTATTTGCTAGACATTAAGGTGGATAAGCAtctgtttcgagctatggtacagttctggaaccctgcttatagttaCTTTACATTTGGAGAGGTAGATATAGTgcctactttggaggagtatacaaCCTTACTTCGCTGTCCGAGAATTCAAGGTAACAAGGCTTATGTTAGGCCTGCTAGTCTCCCAATTTTCGTGAGGAAATTAGTGATGAtcacagggatgagtgagcagtgggctgTAGCTCGAGTGCAGCAAAAGGGCGATAGTAAGTACATTCCGTGGGCCATTTTGAGGGATCTGATATTGACACACCCAGATGTAAAGAAGAAGGTCAACGTTTTGGCCTTAAGTATTTACGGCTTGGTGATTTTCCTGAAGGCGAtagggcacatagatgaggcagtcACAGGTTTGTTTGATCGTATTGGTAAACAGAACACACCG GAAGCAGCAACTACACCAAGGAGAGACGATATTACAGAAGAAAGGTGGATGGAtattcttcagaatcttcgagaGGAGGAGGTTTTATGGAAAGCACCTTGGATGAATCCTAATGAAGTCCTTTATCGCTGTagcagttttgattgggtacctcttCCCGAGATTTGGGGAGTCGTTGCCTATGCTCCGTTACTCGTCCTAAGGCAATATAAAGTGGGGCAGTTCAGATAG